In Candidatus Nitrosarchaeum limnium SFB1, the following proteins share a genomic window:
- a CDS encoding hypothetical protein (hypothetical protein Nmar_0627), which yields MSKTVFLAVLIAAMFVVGSSSSVWAAQVDARINPNSDASPFSYHYQKTIFIEYPNGGKLFDELHQKEWTLSGTADATNPGVQKLIASLNQKIQNDGSHAKISDLNVTYDIHLKGRNLNTSIDYKITIKGTLTDYVITKDQVRTLVDLGWRAIGTNDPVVIDDVEINFPISALKLQEPEAYSVLAGTQADSILSKPLMNADFILEQPMTNWHFLFDPTGINVDAGTFGLNKAISGFVVSSWTMGESSLREGRQVERTFSAEVVADKTYQVRSVQSADQGNIAAIGFGALDVLDGLEIAGLTPTPPSGYTTTSTGDFPVTIVYGMAGMAAIGGVAFFIFSNRALKNQKEGQQGIDPSRLVSYQTSASSGGYQTNRGEAYLADGTEYEQTRSVYEEHQQSPPPAVSSSEEEAACGCAASAEIGTECDCVMHGSCLCDATCKCSADLCREQANSMS from the coding sequence GTGTCTAAGACTGTATTTTTAGCAGTTTTGATTGCTGCTATGTTTGTAGTTGGCTCAAGTTCTTCAGTTTGGGCAGCTCAGGTCGATGCTAGAATTAATCCTAACAGTGATGCTTCGCCATTTTCATACCATTATCAGAAAACTATTTTCATTGAATATCCTAATGGTGGAAAATTGTTTGATGAACTACATCAAAAAGAATGGACCCTGTCTGGTACTGCTGATGCTACAAATCCAGGAGTCCAAAAATTAATTGCTAGCCTAAATCAGAAAATCCAAAATGATGGAAGCCACGCAAAAATTTCTGATCTAAATGTTACTTATGATATTCATCTCAAAGGTAGAAATCTCAACACTTCTATCGATTATAAAATTACTATAAAGGGTACTTTAACTGATTATGTAATCACTAAAGATCAAGTCCGTACACTAGTTGATTTGGGTTGGAGAGCAATTGGTACCAATGATCCTGTTGTAATTGATGATGTTGAAATTAATTTCCCAATATCTGCTTTAAAACTCCAAGAACCTGAAGCTTACTCCGTTCTTGCAGGAACTCAGGCTGATTCAATTTTATCTAAACCTCTAATGAACGCTGATTTTATTTTAGAACAACCAATGACTAACTGGCATTTCTTATTTGATCCAACTGGTATCAATGTGGACGCTGGAACATTTGGATTAAACAAAGCTATTTCTGGATTTGTTGTGTCTAGTTGGACCATGGGCGAAAGTAGTCTAAGAGAAGGTAGACAGGTAGAAAGAACTTTTTCTGCTGAAGTAGTTGCAGATAAAACATATCAAGTTAGAAGTGTCCAGTCAGCAGATCAAGGAAACATCGCTGCAATTGGATTTGGTGCATTAGATGTACTTGATGGATTGGAAATTGCAGGACTTACTCCGACACCTCCATCTGGATACACTACAACTTCTACTGGTGATTTCCCAGTAACTATTGTTTATGGTATGGCAGGAATGGCTGCAATTGGCGGTGTTGCATTTTTCATTTTCAGTAACAGAGCATTAAAGAATCAAAAAGAAGGACAACAAGGAATTGATCCAAGTCGATTAGTTAGTTACCAAACAAGTGCATCTTCTGGCGGTTATCAAACTAATAGAGGAGAGGCATATCTTGCAGATGGCACAGAGTATGAACAAACAAGAAGTGTCTATGAAGAACATCAACAGAGTCCACCTCCGGCTGTCTCTAGCTCTGAGGAAGAGGCTGCATGTGGTTGTGCAGCATCTGCTGAAATTGGTACCGAATGTGATTGTGTAATGCATGGTTCATGCTTGTGTGATGCAACATGCAAATGTAGTGCTGATCTTTGCAGAGAACAAGCAAACTCTATGAGTTAA
- a CDS encoding membrane protein-like protein, whose amino-acid sequence MEKADDVSNIHNRFSLTLINPASHYFSLVGSLIIAAVITATVHFGYHELDNIWFRIPIVIGVLALSQIIDKQFTRKKEYSKSLHASLFGNMLWIAVLLMGLLASWVLIKEASLFFVTYGMFLFASFRIGIFTTTLGASIKKAWAICMVQPLAMFLAIIPYDMWSSVLTDPMAIGFGTVFLIIASVWSVLTDRAGRPGMESTHRTIQAYLASQGNDFSEAEEIIEQRSYKTKVSTSQIRLYSSNSNSEFRMVLPEIHPGPYHPVGGSNIPYLMYKNFDSSAMIMHSISDHSLNLPSKNEVENYLKNLDKSVVKEEGLVCTEPVTVQINKARVTGLLFGKNPLLFLSLSPHGMEDIPDYMKTEIEQYAKNRNYVRTLIVDCHNAMGEEISKEDGEDMLKAAKSCLDSLITKESYPIEFGYANSDNMDVWTEDLAMGGLGIVCLKINNKKFFLGWADANNMENGIREKIVENFAKLGHTLLEICTSDTHFAPVKARNRNGYYQLGLITSAEKLSKWFLEIACNAESKMTAAKFEILENETDVKVMGRGIYEDYSKALDNSLKITKGFMIGSVILFIITLFL is encoded by the coding sequence ATGGAAAAAGCAGATGATGTTTCAAACATACATAACAGGTTTTCCCTTACACTAATCAATCCCGCATCACATTATTTTTCACTAGTAGGTTCATTGATAATTGCGGCAGTGATAACAGCGACTGTGCATTTTGGGTATCATGAGTTAGATAACATTTGGTTTAGAATTCCAATAGTAATTGGAGTATTGGCACTATCTCAAATAATTGACAAACAGTTTACAAGAAAAAAAGAATATTCTAAATCACTACACGCATCACTTTTTGGAAATATGTTATGGATTGCAGTTTTATTAATGGGATTACTTGCAAGTTGGGTACTAATAAAAGAAGCATCATTATTTTTTGTAACATATGGAATGTTTCTTTTTGCTAGTTTTAGAATAGGAATTTTTACTACAACGTTAGGTGCAAGTATTAAAAAGGCATGGGCCATTTGTATGGTACAACCACTTGCAATGTTTTTAGCCATAATTCCATACGACATGTGGAGTTCAGTGTTAACTGATCCAATGGCAATTGGATTTGGAACAGTATTTTTGATAATTGCCAGTGTATGGTCAGTATTAACAGATAGAGCTGGAAGACCAGGGATGGAAAGCACACATAGAACAATTCAAGCATATTTGGCATCACAAGGAAATGATTTTTCAGAAGCTGAAGAAATCATCGAACAGCGTTCATATAAAACAAAAGTATCTACGTCTCAAATTAGACTCTATTCATCAAACAGTAATTCAGAATTCAGAATGGTATTACCAGAAATTCATCCAGGGCCATATCATCCAGTTGGAGGAAGCAATATCCCATACCTGATGTACAAAAATTTTGATTCTTCAGCGATGATAATGCATAGCATTTCTGATCATTCACTGAATTTACCATCTAAAAACGAAGTTGAAAATTATTTAAAAAATTTAGACAAAAGTGTTGTCAAAGAAGAAGGTCTAGTATGTACAGAACCTGTCACGGTTCAAATAAACAAAGCCAGAGTAACAGGTTTACTTTTTGGAAAAAATCCATTATTGTTTCTTTCATTATCACCACATGGGATGGAGGATATCCCAGATTATATGAAAACAGAGATTGAACAATATGCTAAAAACAGAAACTATGTCAGAACATTAATTGTAGATTGTCATAATGCAATGGGAGAAGAGATATCCAAAGAAGATGGAGAAGATATGTTAAAAGCAGCAAAGTCTTGTTTGGATTCTTTAATTACAAAAGAAAGTTATCCTATAGAGTTTGGATATGCAAATTCCGACAACATGGATGTATGGACAGAAGATTTAGCAATGGGGGGACTTGGAATAGTATGCTTAAAAATAAACAACAAGAAATTCTTTTTGGGATGGGCAGATGCAAACAATATGGAAAACGGAATAAGGGAAAAAATTGTCGAGAATTTTGCCAAATTAGGACACACTTTATTGGAAATTTGTACTTCAGACACACATTTTGCTCCAGTTAAAGCAAGAAACAGAAATGGATACTATCAATTAGGACTTATCACAAGCGCTGAAAAATTATCAAAATGGTTTTTAGAAATTGCATGCAATGCAGAATCAAAGATGACAGCTGCAAAATTTGAGATTTTAGAAAATGAGACAGATGTAAAAGTAATGGGTCGAGGAATATATGAGGATTATTCAAAAGCTTTAGACAATTCTTTAAAAATAACTAAAGGATTCATGATTGGTAGTGTAATATTATTCATAATCACACTATTTCTCTAG
- a CDS encoding LPPG:FO 2-phospho-L-lactate transferase, producing the protein MITVLAGGTGSVKLVRGLVAQESKVNVISNVGDNYWLYGLYVCPDIDTIVYGLADLLDQERGWGIKKDTFNFLRQMEVFGEETWFRVGDRDAATHLIRTNMLKNGKNLSDITKWMCEKFAVSANIIPVTDNSIETRITTDKGELHLQEYWVKHRGRDPVEGIQYIGADKARPNPEAVNAIHDADMVILAPGNPLTSIGPMLQIKGIRKELSKIKKKVVAVSPLIGDKAVSGPAAKYMEAAGIETNAYGLAKMYSDVCSNIVIDTKDRLLVKKIQSLDMKVFETKITMNNKLAEDALANFILKQIHV; encoded by the coding sequence ATGATAACAGTACTAGCAGGTGGAACAGGTTCGGTAAAACTAGTCAGAGGATTAGTAGCTCAGGAATCTAAAGTCAACGTAATCAGTAACGTTGGAGATAATTATTGGCTTTATGGATTATACGTATGCCCAGACATTGACACAATCGTATACGGTCTTGCTGATTTGCTTGATCAAGAAAGAGGATGGGGAATCAAAAAAGATACTTTCAATTTTCTGAGACAGATGGAAGTGTTTGGTGAAGAAACTTGGTTTAGAGTTGGGGACAGAGATGCCGCAACTCACCTAATAAGAACAAACATGTTAAAAAACGGTAAAAATTTGAGTGATATTACAAAATGGATGTGTGAAAAATTTGCAGTTAGTGCAAACATCATTCCAGTTACAGATAACAGTATTGAAACAAGAATTACTACAGACAAGGGAGAGTTACATCTTCAAGAATATTGGGTAAAACATAGAGGAAGAGATCCTGTAGAAGGAATTCAATATATTGGAGCTGACAAAGCCCGTCCAAATCCAGAAGCTGTTAATGCAATTCATGATGCAGATATGGTAATTTTAGCACCAGGAAATCCATTGACATCAATTGGACCAATGTTGCAAATTAAAGGAATCAGAAAAGAATTATCTAAAATAAAAAAGAAAGTTGTTGCAGTAAGTCCACTCATTGGCGATAAAGCAGTTAGCGGACCCGCAGCAAAATACATGGAAGCTGCAGGAATTGAAACAAATGCATATGGTCTTGCAAAAATGTATTCAGATGTTTGTTCAAATATTGTGATTGATACAAAAGACAGATTGCTTGTTAAAAAAATCCAGAGTTTAGACATGAAAGTGTTCGAGACAAAAATTACCATGAATAATAAACTAGCTGAAGACGCATTAGCCAATTTTATTTTAAAACAAATACACGTATAA
- a CDS encoding hypothetical protein (hypothetical protein Nmar_0625) — protein sequence MLEEIVYTLSISPQIEKIIIVTKEEKAIEIGKKYKVIVIPDKEEKSVNHAVALADKYLLENQFDASIVFPQDIPFIKTQDIDFMLNYKTPPNFAIVVPSRRFDGTNALVRMPINLMITHYDEDSYKIHMNTAKEHTRNVALVFVKRIMWDVDNMEDLKFLLEQNEKPEIAEKIRSILDVK from the coding sequence ATGTTAGAAGAAATAGTATACACATTATCAATTTCACCACAAATTGAAAAAATAATAATTGTAACAAAAGAAGAAAAAGCGATTGAAATTGGAAAAAAATACAAAGTCATTGTAATTCCAGATAAGGAAGAAAAAAGTGTCAATCACGCAGTTGCATTAGCAGACAAATATCTTTTAGAAAATCAATTTGATGCATCAATTGTTTTTCCACAAGATATTCCATTTATCAAAACTCAAGATATTGATTTTATGTTAAACTACAAAACACCACCAAATTTTGCCATAGTTGTTCCATCCAGAAGATTTGATGGAACAAATGCCCTAGTAAGAATGCCAATAAATTTAATGATTACACATTATGATGAAGACAGTTACAAAATTCACATGAATACTGCAAAAGAACATACAAGAAATGTAGCACTTGTTTTTGTAAAAAGAATAATGTGGGATGTAGACAACATGGAAGATTTGAAATTCTTACTTGAACAAAACGAGAAACCAGAAATTGCGGAAAAAATTAGAAGCATTCTAGATGTAAAATAA
- a CDS encoding translation initiation factor SUI1, which translates to MAVICNTCGLPEDLCACGELAKDSTKIIIRLETRRFKKKGTMIEGLDPKLNNLETVAKELKNKYACGGTAKEGYIFLQGDHRDTIKDTLIHLGFPESSIELH; encoded by the coding sequence ATGGCGGTTATTTGTAATACTTGTGGACTACCTGAGGATCTATGTGCTTGTGGTGAACTTGCTAAAGACAGTACAAAAATTATAATTCGTTTAGAGACTAGACGATTCAAGAAAAAAGGAACCATGATAGAAGGATTGGATCCTAAATTAAATAATTTAGAGACTGTAGCCAAAGAATTGAAAAACAAGTATGCCTGTGGCGGTACTGCTAAAGAAGGTTACATCTTTCTTCAAGGAGATCACAGGGATACAATAAAAGATACTTTGATTCATCTAGGATTTCCTGAATCTAGCATTGAACTTCATTAG
- a CDS encoding hypothetical protein (hypothetical protein CENSYa_1310) encodes MSKFQLCKTAMSSKKKGAPLPASSGGLMRFFEDETKGFKVDPKIVVSVPISLIVVSWLIDIFLVK; translated from the coding sequence ATGTCAAAATTCCAGCTTTGTAAAACAGCAATGAGCAGCAAAAAGAAAGGAGCCCCACTACCTGCATCAAGTGGAGGTTTGATGAGATTCTTTGAGGATGAAACCAAAGGATTCAAAGTGGATCCAAAAATAGTGGTGTCAGTCCCAATTAGCTTAATTGTTGTTTCATGGTTAATTGACATATTTTTAGTTAAATGA
- a CDS encoding hypothetical protein (hypothetical protein Nmar_0621) yields MSKEITKKAADMLLSGGTLLSEPCPYCSGVRVMKKGHALCINCGREPEKKDIPITKEHNSKQTGLETTLEKKLSELSKELEQETNHEKQQEILRSINSIMETIEKIKNKQEKPK; encoded by the coding sequence ATGTCAAAAGAGATTACAAAAAAAGCAGCTGACATGTTATTGAGTGGAGGGACATTACTTAGTGAACCATGTCCATATTGCTCTGGAGTAAGAGTGATGAAAAAAGGGCATGCATTATGTATCAATTGTGGTAGAGAGCCTGAAAAAAAAGACATACCGATCACTAAAGAACACAATTCTAAACAAACAGGACTAGAAACTACACTAGAAAAAAAATTATCAGAATTATCCAAAGAATTAGAGCAAGAAACCAATCATGAAAAACAACAAGAGATCCTAAGATCAATCAACTCCATAATGGAGACCATAGAGAAAATAAAAAATAAACAAGAAAAACCCAAATAA
- a CDS encoding hypothetical protein (hypothetical protein Nmar_0630) has protein sequence MLSLKQEIVVLGLVLLLIMPVYASAQSPERISIIDNFGDFNRGEPLFIYGQVATFVDNSYLILEIINPQGDLCQIQQLVPLSSGAFITDVIPLEGRICGLTGEYEVKLFYGDYSTTANFQVTNKIFSEPDVNALTISAKNLLSESMSLIEKKSEINSTLLSELNNALTSNDLSEIENAYVDLWMESDSDTFLSEITPVLRPAVSSSLDSVSQMLSNEAISSDIANSIDKSIFSSVFYYEIGDKHKSIDLLSDVFVDIRNTNPKKTPTTKILTFDELEETLLNLMKKSDSVMSRPVKEEIGFIFARGTAPVYAQEISELIDLLSKARYLDVISRKQSDLYRLIQNDWETLKPSLEAKETIEKLLASSEKVNSLHKAAILLKDLDGVERFISSNSEDNSELANILMPDWTDLKSQLEFASSPDDLIDSEIQITQMNQILDISSRIDKAVEISKENGVNSELISDWNSLLEQVRNADSTDQILKIVSEFDKTMTELREKRNPITVLKFEYQTMKQKAELQADYNNLYLIDSALKILNTAEQMESGNPSIMRIDRIEVLLTWVSEQAPKIKSNLNSYDADAFKIRASDILQRAKSLEDLVELGLRTHKFLPGYITFTDTFNEKIDDVRDLVIKNDLDEADKLVRNLFSEWNVVSKAYADDPYGSKVGYNGDELKRIEYRERLDAYSGVVTTFYNSEFAPYTDEYNNLLSEINRLIDYGNFVDTESKIFELGQFLSEHLVLSNPRIIYDISYDNEKNIWVIQGAVDKPVFDRRESLYTTVFNMDGTIHSSLEFTDTKHGDFYTQWIAPADPGLYVVMLQYQDSKATQIVYVKERFENTFSETDLNMVELARDFEDLKTFIEKFGGNAYLDDPRFTTILRDIEIGLTAKDAKKVDDKLNDLKSLIEKYLPLRSRSAVIEVQYDKDRLIVSGAVQKTLAFREDLFVDIFNQQGDLIDSITLKDNSSGLFNEVISHPFTSGVYVAQLQYHDVVVTDFFIVK, from the coding sequence ATGTTATCTCTGAAGCAAGAAATCGTAGTACTGGGCTTGGTATTGTTGCTAATAATGCCCGTTTATGCCAGTGCTCAAAGTCCAGAACGGATTAGCATAATTGATAATTTTGGTGATTTTAACCGCGGTGAACCTCTTTTCATATATGGTCAAGTTGCAACTTTTGTTGATAATTCTTATTTGATATTGGAAATTATTAACCCTCAAGGGGATCTATGTCAAATTCAACAACTGGTGCCGTTATCTAGTGGGGCATTCATTACTGATGTAATTCCACTGGAAGGTAGGATCTGTGGATTAACTGGTGAATACGAAGTAAAATTATTTTACGGTGATTATTCAACAACTGCTAATTTTCAGGTAACAAACAAAATTTTTTCTGAACCTGATGTTAACGCATTAACTATATCTGCAAAAAATTTACTTTCTGAAAGCATGTCTTTAATTGAAAAAAAATCAGAAATTAATTCTACACTTCTTAGTGAACTAAACAATGCATTAACATCTAATGATTTATCTGAAATTGAAAACGCATATGTTGATTTATGGATGGAATCTGATTCTGATACATTTCTTTCTGAAATAACTCCTGTTTTAAGACCTGCAGTTTCTTCATCTTTAGATTCTGTTTCACAAATGTTATCAAATGAAGCGATTTCATCTGACATTGCCAACTCTATTGATAAGAGTATATTCTCATCTGTCTTTTATTATGAGATTGGTGATAAACACAAATCGATTGATTTATTGTCCGACGTGTTTGTGGATATTAGAAACACTAATCCAAAAAAAACACCTACCACAAAAATTCTGACCTTTGATGAACTTGAAGAGACGTTACTAAATTTAATGAAAAAATCTGACAGTGTGATGAGCAGACCTGTAAAAGAAGAGATTGGATTTATCTTTGCACGTGGAACTGCACCCGTATATGCTCAAGAAATTTCTGAACTAATTGATCTTTTATCCAAAGCTCGATATCTTGATGTTATTTCAAGAAAACAAAGTGATCTTTACAGGCTAATTCAAAATGATTGGGAGACATTGAAACCTTCTCTTGAGGCAAAAGAAACCATTGAAAAATTGCTCGCATCCAGTGAAAAGGTAAATAGTCTCCACAAGGCTGCAATTCTGTTAAAAGACTTGGATGGAGTTGAACGCTTTATCTCTTCTAACTCAGAAGATAATTCTGAATTAGCTAACATTCTCATGCCTGATTGGACTGATCTTAAATCTCAACTTGAATTCGCCTCCTCTCCTGATGACCTCATTGATTCTGAGATTCAGATTACTCAAATGAATCAAATTCTTGATATCTCATCTAGAATTGACAAGGCAGTTGAAATATCTAAGGAAAATGGGGTGAATTCTGAACTCATATCGGATTGGAATTCTCTTTTGGAACAAGTTCGTAATGCTGATTCCACTGATCAAATTTTGAAAATTGTTTCAGAATTTGACAAAACAATGACTGAATTAAGAGAAAAAAGAAATCCTATAACTGTTTTAAAATTTGAATATCAGACAATGAAACAAAAAGCTGAACTCCAAGCTGACTATAATAATTTGTATCTTATTGATAGTGCTTTGAAGATTCTTAATACTGCAGAACAAATGGAATCTGGAAATCCATCAATAATGAGAATTGATAGAATTGAAGTCTTACTGACATGGGTAAGTGAGCAGGCTCCAAAAATAAAATCTAATTTGAATTCTTATGATGCCGATGCATTTAAAATTCGGGCAAGTGATATTTTACAGAGAGCAAAATCTTTAGAAGATTTAGTGGAATTAGGATTACGTACACATAAATTCTTACCTGGCTACATTACATTTACAGATACATTTAATGAAAAAATTGATGATGTACGAGATCTTGTTATTAAAAATGATTTAGATGAAGCAGACAAACTAGTTAGAAATCTGTTTAGTGAATGGAATGTTGTTTCAAAAGCATATGCTGATGATCCATATGGTTCAAAAGTTGGATACAATGGAGATGAACTAAAACGAATTGAATATAGAGAAAGATTAGATGCTTATTCTGGTGTAGTTACAACTTTCTATAATTCTGAATTTGCTCCATATACTGATGAATACAACAATCTACTCTCTGAGATAAATCGTCTAATTGATTATGGTAATTTTGTTGATACAGAATCAAAAATTTTTGAACTTGGTCAATTCCTAAGTGAACATTTGGTTTTGAGTAATCCTCGAATAATTTATGATATCTCTTATGATAATGAAAAAAATATTTGGGTGATTCAAGGAGCAGTAGACAAACCTGTTTTTGATAGGAGGGAGTCTTTGTATACTACTGTCTTTAACATGGATGGAACTATTCATAGTAGCCTAGAGTTTACTGATACAAAACATGGAGATTTTTACACTCAATGGATAGCACCTGCAGATCCTGGACTCTATGTAGTAATGCTTCAATACCAAGATTCTAAGGCAACTCAGATAGTATATGTCAAAGAGCGCTTTGAAAACACTTTTTCTGAAACTGATTTGAATATGGTTGAATTAGCACGTGATTTTGAAGATCTAAAAACATTCATAGAAAAATTCGGTGGTAATGCATATCTTGATGATCCTAGATTTACAACTATACTTCGTGATATTGAAATAGGTTTGACTGCTAAAGATGCAAAAAAAGTGGATGACAAATTAAACGACCTCAAATCATTAATTGAAAAATATCTCCCACTGCGTTCAAGATCCGCCGTTATTGAAGTACAATATGATAAAGATCGTCTTATTGTTTCAGGTGCAGTTCAAAAAACCCTAGCATTTAGAGAGGACTTGTTTGTAGATATTTTTAATCAACAAGGTGATTTGATAGATTCCATTACACTAAAAGATAATTCCTCCGGCTTGTTCAATGAAGTGATATCCCACCCTTTTACTTCTGGTGTTTATGTGGCTCAGCTTCAGTATCATGATGTAGTGGTCACTGATTTTTTCATTGTAAAATAA
- a CDS encoding methyltransferase type 11 has product MDAVSQIFDKWAKNGRDELMEKEHGKNVIKFLKTVSFDKPFSFLDVGCGNGWVVRKISESKHCKKAIGIDKSKNMILQATTKKKNKTEKYINTDIESLNDKVKFDFVFSMESLYYVDSIDVALKKIYKLLKPGGKFFCGTDFYSDNRATAKWSNIMKVQMHLLSKKEWVEKFKNIGFEVKTKQVKDLKNKKKWKREFGTLFIIGKKPERQSSN; this is encoded by the coding sequence ATGGATGCTGTAAGTCAAATTTTTGATAAATGGGCGAAAAACGGCAGAGATGAGCTAATGGAGAAAGAGCACGGGAAAAATGTAATAAAATTTCTAAAAACAGTTTCATTTGATAAACCATTTTCATTTCTAGATGTCGGTTGTGGAAATGGATGGGTGGTAAGAAAGATCTCAGAAAGCAAACACTGTAAAAAGGCGATAGGCATAGACAAAAGTAAAAATATGATCTTACAAGCAACCACAAAGAAAAAAAACAAGACTGAAAAATATATCAATACAGACATCGAATCATTGAATGATAAGGTAAAGTTTGATTTTGTTTTTTCAATGGAATCACTTTATTACGTAGATTCGATTGATGTTGCACTTAAAAAAATATACAAATTATTAAAACCAGGTGGAAAATTTTTTTGTGGTACAGATTTTTATTCAGATAACAGAGCGACTGCAAAATGGTCTAACATAATGAAAGTGCAAATGCATTTACTTTCAAAAAAAGAATGGGTAGAAAAATTCAAGAATATAGGATTTGAGGTTAAAACAAAACAAGTCAAAGATTTAAAAAACAAGAAAAAATGGAAACGTGAATTTGGAACATTGTTTATCATAGGTAAAAAGCCAGAAAGACAATCTTCAAATTAA
- a CDS encoding abortive infection protein — translation MMLLSFPFGVFVVFDTNIGNDINFQYPLSNLELFKELGFAIPFHVEVGDFFIVLWSIYAVLFAIALFGPDNGFLKTLSFNLGNSKSDTKSNYMFVITKWFSILILVSIIIDSVQQGFGIVTVPPHVENDLTQFLYVSLSPIVEEFGFRVILIGLPLFVFYSHKLSFSHFLKSLWSPNSNLHIYDSKKPLLLIVLVGVFFGISHIITGEPWSEGKLLQASVSGIILGWLYFRFGLIAAILVHWATNYFIFSYANFISQINQITIEEAFLQPMINTMELLFFISGIFSISVLLVSYFNSKKDRKLKIE, via the coding sequence ATGATGTTGTTGTCCTTTCCGTTTGGTGTGTTTGTTGTTTTTGATACTAATATTGGAAATGATATTAATTTTCAATACCCTTTAAGCAATCTTGAACTCTTTAAGGAACTTGGATTTGCCATTCCATTTCATGTTGAGGTTGGGGATTTTTTTATTGTATTGTGGTCGATTTATGCTGTTTTATTTGCCATAGCCTTATTTGGACCTGATAATGGATTTTTAAAAACACTGTCTTTCAATCTTGGTAATTCCAAATCAGACACAAAATCTAACTATATGTTTGTCATTACAAAATGGTTTTCGATTTTAATTTTGGTTTCAATAATTATTGATTCTGTGCAACAAGGATTTGGAATTGTTACAGTTCCACCCCATGTGGAAAATGATCTGACTCAATTTTTGTATGTTAGTTTATCTCCTATTGTAGAAGAATTTGGATTTAGAGTAATCTTAATTGGTTTGCCACTGTTTGTATTTTATTCACACAAATTATCATTTTCACATTTTCTGAAATCACTTTGGAGCCCAAACAGTAATTTACATATCTATGATTCTAAAAAACCGCTACTTCTAATTGTTTTAGTTGGAGTTTTTTTTGGAATTTCTCATATTATCACTGGTGAACCATGGAGTGAAGGAAAATTGTTACAAGCATCAGTAAGTGGGATTATTCTTGGATGGCTCTATTTTAGATTTGGTTTGATTGCTGCAATTCTTGTTCATTGGGCAACAAATTATTTTATTTTTTCATATGCCAATTTTATATCTCAAATTAATCAAATAACTATTGAAGAGGCATTTTTACAACCTATGATAAATACTATGGAATTATTATTCTTCATCTCTGGAATATTTTCAATTTCTGTATTGCTTGTATCTTATTTTAATTCAAAAAAAGATAGAAAATTAAAGATAGAGTGA